Proteins encoded by one window of Lasioglossum baleicum chromosome 4, iyLasBale1, whole genome shotgun sequence:
- the LOC143208144 gene encoding uncharacterized protein LOC143208144 has product MAKKCRVRIKCGWCSRRHVLLMCPNVGSRENVREPKASENERKPVNENNLAALCESPSVCLQTLRIKLFSESKEKIVRAVIDTASQRSYVRTNVARELGYVAIGKQEVTHSLFGGVKTESKVHDMFRIRMRSVDNSYACNFAAMNQDTICDTIPSVKQETWVDELRSRNIRLTDIGQESSPIDVLIGADVAGKLLTGKKCELRNGLVALETSLGWTVIGKLPGTAVRNGAAVMITSMYVQEADLSDLWRLDVVGITDPIEKVDKTLRNKETQDFLQKTARLTSGGRYEVRLPLKENHTLMSSNFEISRKEVAEIEKADFSHYLPHRPVVKPYGTTRIRPVFDASACKKGDPSLNQCLEKGPNLIELVPTALNRFRENEIGVTVESVEKLRRAFYVDNCVTSVESESELKKFEAEAKSIMAMGGFDLRGWESSGDFMGAEASLVLGLLWNKRTDVISINPAVLDMKKPETVTKRSMLSASYRVLDPIGFTCPASLLPRKLLRDLWSEKIGWDTRIDDKRRETFNSWLDELNSLKEIQIPRKLGKGSVTLHTFCDASGEAYAAVVFARIEGEGVVNVRLMSARSRIAPKTATIPRLELMAATIGVRLARAVLDSLTREVQQVTYWSDSTTEIRDASSRERWRYVPGDRNPADLPSRGRSPSQLLESQWWLGPEWLYGAESEWPVSRHNVDEEEINREVKRSLVQMLSVENSEFVYGDHFSSYERLIRAAAWMHRFLGNCRCRTLSGEDPGVGRRIIGKPLWWGGWWERLIGVVKTILRKVLGKANLTYEGLTTTLCDVEAIINSRPLTYMAEESSDLKPLTPAMFLQEIREIGVPDLDMLWHRKLNTKFRNRLKLFEDLRARFRSEYLGQLVLKKDKKETREIMIGDVVLIGDDNTRRIDWPLARVVDKFISRDGESRVFMLKTKTGILKRPVQRVYPLEIPREETAFAENLRARAQLDKCGNKPDCKPVQTSNSSKQKRSEAQNCEQYVKTTRGGRIVKKPERLGLKIEAAGAGSLRDVNEKHLVLVRLPHDEHVARTFITRLHALWHYSY; this is encoded by the exons ATGGCGAAAAAATGTAGGGTTAGAATCAAGTGCGGTTGGTGTTCGCGACGGCATGTCTTGCTGATGTGTCCGAATGTCGGGTCGAGAGAGAATGTTCGGGAGCCGAAAGCGAGCGAAAATGAAAGGAAGCCAGTTAATGAGAATAATCTGGCCGCGTTGTGTGAATCTCCGTCGGTTTGTTTGCAAACGTTGCGGATTAAATTGTTTTCCGAGTCGAAGGAGAAAATCGTCCGGGCGGTGATTGATACGGCGTCGCAGCGCTCATATGTTCGTACGAACGTCGCGAGAGAACTAGGTTATGTAGCGATAGGAAAACAGGAAGTGACACATTCTCTGTTCGGCGGCGTTAAGACGGAAAGCAAAGTGCACGACATGTTTCGGATACGTATGAGGAGCGTAGATAATTCTTACGCGTGTAATTTTGCAGCAATGAATCAAGACACTATTTGCGATAcgattccaagtgtcaaacaAGAAACGTGGGTAGATGAGTTGCGTAGCCGAAACATTCGTTTGACCGACATAGGTCAGGAAAGCAGTCCCATAGACGTTCTCATTGGGGCGGACGTAGCTGGAAAGCTGTTAACGGGAAAAAAGTGCGAATTGCGGAATGGTCTCGTTGCGCTCGAAACCAGCCTGGGCTGGACGGTCATTGGGAAGCTGCCGGGTACAGCTGTTCGAAATGGCGCGGCGGTAATGATTACGTCGATGTACGTGCAAGAGGCCGATCTATCCGATCTGTGGCGTTTAGATGTTGTCGGGATTACAGATCCCATAGAAAAGGTAGATAAAACGCTCCGTAACAAGGAGACGCAGGATTTTTTGCAGAAAACGGCACGGTTGACCTCGGGCGGTCGATATGAAGTGAGATTGCCGCTCAAAGAGAATCATACGCTCATGTCCAGCAATTTTGAAATTTCACGCA AAGAAGTTGCGGAGATCGAGAAGGCGGATTTCAGTCACTATTTACCACATCGTCCGGTAGTCAAGCCGTACGGTACCACGAGGATCAGACCCGTTTTTGACGCGTCGGCATGCAAGAAGGGAGATCCCTCGTTAAACCAGTGCCTTGAGAAGGGACCCAATTTAATTGAATTAGTGCCTACGGCGTTGAATAGGTTCCGGGAAAATGAAATAGGCGTG ACGGTCGAGTCTGTAGAAAAGTTGAGGCGCGCATTTTACGTGGACAATTGTGTCACGAGCGTTGAGTCAGAAAGCGAATTAAAAAAGTTTGAAGCAGAAGCCAAATCCATTATGGCAATGGGAGGTTTTGATCTCCGAGGATGGGAGAGCTCGGGGGATTTTATGGGGGCGGAAGCGTCTTTAGTTTTGGGGCTTTTGTGGAATAAGAGAACCGACGTAATTTCCATAAACCCAGCGGTCTTGGACATGAAGAAGCCTGAGACCGTTACGAAGAGATCGATGTTGTCCGCGTCATACCGAGTTTTAGATCCTATTGGTTTCACGTGCCCCGCATCGTTATTGCCGAGAAAGCTGTTGCGGGATTTGTGGTCGGAAAAGATAGGCTGGGATACCAGGATAGACGACAAGAGGCGCGAAACCTTCAACTCATGGTTGGACGAATTGAACTCgttaaaagaaattcaaatacCGCGAAAGCTTGGTAAGGGTAGTGTAACACTGCATACGTTCTGCGATGCCAGCGGTGAGGCTTACGCGGCGGTCGTTTTCGCGCGAATTGAAGGCGAGGGGGTGGTTAACGTGCGTCTTATGAGTGCTAGATCGCGCATAGCTCCGAAGACAGCAACCATTCCGCGATTGGAATTAATGGCCGCAACGATTGGTGTCCGGTTGGCAAGAGCGGTGTTAGATTCGTTAACGCGGGAAGTGCAACAAGTCACGTATTGGTCAGACTCAACGACG GAAATCAGAGACGCCTCGTCGAGAGAAAGATGGAGATACGTACCCGGTGATCGTAACCCGGCGGACCTCCCTTCACGCGGTCGTAGTCCTTCGCAATTATTGGAATCACAGTGGTGGTTGGGCCCGGAATGGCTGTACGGGGCAGAATCGGAATGGCCGGTTTCGCGACATAACGTGGACGAGGAGGAGATAAATAGGGAAGTAAAAAGGTCGCTGGTACAGATGCTGAGCGTGGAGAATTCGGAATTCGTTTATGGCGATCACTTTTCGTCCTATGAGAGACTCATTCGGGCCGCGGCGTGGATGCACAGATTCTTAGGAAACTGTAGATGTCGAACGTTGTCGGGGGAGGATCCGGGGGTCGGTCGGAGAATAATCGGGAAAC CGCTTTGGTGGGGCGGATGGTGGGAGAGGCTCATTGGGGTAGTAAAAACAATTTTGAGAAAGGTGCTAGGAAAAGCAAATCTGACTTACGAGGGCCTGACGACGACGTTATGCGATGTCGAGGCAATTATCAATTCGCGACCGCTAACATACATGGCGGAAGAGTCGAGCGATCTCAAGCCGTTGACACCCGCAATGTTTTTGCAGGAGATCCGAGAGATCGGAGTTCCAGATTTAGATATGCTATGGCACAGGAAGTTAAACACAAAATTTAGAAATAGGCTGAAACTTTTCGAGGACTTAAGAGCAAGATTTCGTAGTGAGTATCTGGGTCAGCTGGTGCTAAAAAAGGATAAAAAAGAAACGCGGGAAATAATGATTGGAGACGTCGTTTTAATCGGAGATGACAATACCAGACGCATAGATTGGCCACTTGCACGCGTAGTTGATAAGTTTATAAGTCGTGATGGCGAAAGCCGGGTGTTtatgttgaaaacaaaaacCGGGATTCTTAAGAGACCGGTGCAGAGAGTGTACCCGTTAGAGATACCAAGAGAAGAGACAGCGTTTGCGGAAAATTTGAGAGCTAGAGCGCAGTTAGATAAGTGTGGGAATAAACCGGACTGTAAACCAGTGCAGACGAGTAATAGTTCTAAGCAGAAGAGGAGTGAGGCACA